The DNA segment CACGGGTCGGGAGGGGCGCGGCGGCACGGTTCCGGCGGCTCAGATGTCCCGGAAGGGACCAGTCGACCCTGTGACCTGCAATGCTTGGCGACCGTGGGACGCTGACCTGCGCAGACGAACTTTCGGCTGTTTCACGCTCGTGCCCGTTTATGAGGCCGGAAGTCCCAGAGAAGTCCCAGAGGACTCCCAGCGCTGACGGATACTTTCTCGGCTCTATCCAGGCTCGGCCGGGGAGGTGCGGGCCGGAGACTGTGTATGGGTGGTCCGCCCTGAAGGAACGGCAGCGCGCGCTCCTCGAACGGCTTGCCGCCGGCGAGGACCCTGGAGCCTGGGCTTCGGATGACTGGCGCTGGGCTTATGCGACCACTCCACCAGGAGGCGCTGGACTCGCTCCCTGCTCCATCTGGGCAGCGATCAGCTGCCACTCGCTCTGCTGTAGGCGGTTCTACTATGCCAGCAACGACGAATTTCCCTCTGCCATCCGTCCTCGAGCCTGGGCAAGTTGAAGATCATCCACGCGTTCCGGGATTCGCTCGCAGATCGGTTCCCCTCGGCTCTCACGACACGCGTCGGCACACGGGTCCTGCAGACCGTCGTGCAGAACTACTACTGTGACGCGGCAGGCCGCCTGCGCTGGCGGACCGCCGCCGACGGCGGGCGACCGCCCTCCTCGTCCTGTGCCGCTGCCTGGGCGGACGCTGTCACCCCCGCAGCGGGCAGCAGCCCTGCGGCCAGTACGGCGCAGGTCAGCATTCCCATCCGTGCCGTCCGGCGCGAGGCGCGCCTGCGGGCACCCGCCGTGTTTCTGCTCCGTGTCAGTGCCATTGGGTGCACACTCCGGTGGTGCCCTCTTGCTTCCAGGTCTCCGGCGCCGGGTCGAATCCCGCCCCCATTTCGGCCGCGCAGCCCTTGGCCATCGCGTTGCCACCCACCATCGGCGTCGGCTTGGCCACGTCGTCCGAGCTGACGTATCCGGCTGAGTACGAGGCTTCGCTGCCACCGAGCTGCGGCACGTAGAAGATGTTCGCGGCCCGGGGCCACAGCTCTGATTTCGGATCGACGGTGAGGTATGCCCAGGAGGCGTCACACGTGCCGGAGTAGTAGAAGCGGAGGGATAGATCCGTGTCGTCGATCTCCTCCAGGAGCCGGGCGTCGCCGTCGCACCCCATCGTCACGGGGCTCTGTCCGGTGCAGGCCGATCCCTTGCAGGTGCCGGCCGATGCCGGTGCCGAGCCGGCGACCACGCAGGCCGCGCCCAGGGCGAGGGCCAGGACCAGGGAGCTGAAAGTGCGGGAGTACCGGGATCGAGTCCCTAAGCCGGGCGGGCGTCTTCGCCTTAACGTGCGAATCCTTTGCGATAGAGAAGTGAGGACATCGCTGACGCGGGTACAGGAGCCGCTGCCACGTCATGCGATGCGTCCTCCCCCACCTAC comes from the Streptomyces sp. TS71-3 genome and includes:
- a CDS encoding DUF2690 domain-containing protein; the encoded protein is MVAGSAPASAGTCKGSACTGQSPVTMGCDGDARLLEEIDDTDLSLRFYYSGTCDASWAYLTVDPKSELWPRAANIFYVPQLGGSEASYSAGYVSSDDVAKPTPMVGGNAMAKGCAAEMGAGFDPAPETWKQEGTTGVCTQWH